From Acipenser ruthenus chromosome 23, fAciRut3.2 maternal haplotype, whole genome shotgun sequence, the proteins below share one genomic window:
- the LOC117963984 gene encoding cytochrome P450 2K1-like, with translation MPYMDAVLHEIQRVGNVVPMNLLHETTGDTTFRGYRIPKGTPVIPLLSSVLSDKTQWETPHQFNPNHFLDAQGKFVKRDAFMPFSAGRRVCLGETLAKMELFLFFTMLLQKFHFRPPQEVSPEQLDLTPTPGITSSPQPFQLCALSHCETL, from the exons ATGCCCTACATGGACGCCGTGCTGCACGAGATCCAGAGAGTGGGCAACGTGGTGCCCATGAACCTGCTGCACGAGACCACAGGGGACACCACCTTCCGGGGGTACAGGATACCCAAG GGTACCCCAGTGATCCCGCTGCTCTCCTCCGTGCTCTCTGATAAGACACAGTGGGAGACCCCTCACCAGTTCAACCCCAACCACTTCCTGGACGCGCAGGGCAAGTTTGTCAAGAGAGACGCCTTCATGCCCTTCTCAGCAG gtcggAGGGTGTGTCTTGGAGAGACCCTTGCCAAGATGGAGCTCTTCCTCTTCTTCACCATGCTCCTGCAGAAGTTTCACTTCCGTCCTCCCCAGGAGGTCAGCCCTGAGCAACTGGACCTCACCCCCACTCCTGGCATCACCTCCAGCCCCCAGCCCTTCCAACTGTGCGCCCTGAGCCACTGTGAGACCCTGTGA